AAGCTGAACTCCCACCATGAATCGCATCCTCCTCCATCCCCACTCCCACAGCCACGGCCCCGGCGGTCATACCCACGAGCACATGGAACACCCGGGCCATTTCCATGAGCGCGACCAGCCACTGCACCGTGATTTCAGCCGCCGCGCTTTCACTGTCGGCGTGGGTGGGCCGGTGGGCAGCGGCAAGACCGCGTTGATGCTCCAGCTTTGCCGCAAGTTGCGCGAGAAGATGAACATCGCCGCCGTCACCAACGACATCTTCACCAAGGAAGACGGTGAGTTCCTCGTGCGCAACGACGCGCTCGCCGCCGACCGCATCAAGGCCGTCGAGACCGGCGGCTGCCCGCACGCGGCCATCCGCGAGGACATCACGGCGAACCTGCTTGCGCTTGAGGACTTGCACCGGAAGTTCCATCCGCAACTGCTCCTCATCGAGTCCGGCGGCGACAACCTCGCCGCCTGCTACAGCCGCGAGCTGGCCGATTACACCATCCAGGTCATTGACGTGGCGGGCGGCGACAAAATCCCGCGCAAAGGCGGCCCCGGCATCACCCAGAGCGATTTGCTGGTCATCAACAAGACCGACCTTGCCTCGCTCATCGGCGCAGACCTCACGGTGATGGAGCGCGACTCCAAGAAGATGCGCGGCAACGGTCCCTTCGTCTTCGCGCAGGTCAAGAACGGGGTGGGCGTGGACGCGATCATCACTCACATCCTCCACGCTTGGCAGCATGCGACCGGGGTGGAGCACTCACACTGAGAAATGGACTGGCGGGTGAAAATGCTTAGGCCGCTGGCTGACGAACAGCGTTGGAGCATCGTGACTGCATTGTTGTAAACGCCGGTCGAAAAGTGCGGCGGGTGGCGCTCGAAAAGTGAGACACCTTCCGAGGCGTAGGGAACGGTTTTTGGGCTGGGAGGTCAAGTCCGAGAAGCTCGCCGCGAGGTAAAACGAGCAGGCGGGCGAGCGGCGAGCCCCCAGCTCGCGCCCGCCTGCGGTCGAAGGTTCGTTGGACTTACTTCCACTTC
The Verrucomicrobiota bacterium genome window above contains:
- the ureG gene encoding urease accessory protein UreG, producing MEHPGHFHERDQPLHRDFSRRAFTVGVGGPVGSGKTALMLQLCRKLREKMNIAAVTNDIFTKEDGEFLVRNDALAADRIKAVETGGCPHAAIREDITANLLALEDLHRKFHPQLLLIESGGDNLAACYSRELADYTIQVIDVAGGDKIPRKGGPGITQSDLLVINKTDLASLIGADLTVMERDSKKMRGNGPFVFAQVKNGVGVDAIITHILHAWQHATGVEHSH